The following proteins come from a genomic window of Lolium rigidum isolate FL_2022 chromosome 5, APGP_CSIRO_Lrig_0.1, whole genome shotgun sequence:
- the LOC124655613 gene encoding glucan endo-1,3-beta-glucosidase-like, whose protein sequence is MATPWGGDLVVICIFLAIAAPLTTAIGVNYGTKGDNLPPPATVAGFLANRTIIDRVKLFDNNPDIVRAFAGTGISVMVTAANGDIPSLASKEGATAWVAANVAPYYPATEISLVAVGNEIMDTADQNLIGNLVPAMRTLKAALVAAGYRRIRVSTPSSLGILVDSQPPSATRFRDGWDVAVFAPMLQFLRRTSSPLVVNAYPYFGYNGDTLPYALARPNPGVRDAGTGITYTSMFQAQLDSVYSAMKKLGFEDVEILVGETGWPTKAMDGQVGVSPAEAAEYIRYLISEVGSGSGTPLMPKRTFETYIFALFNEDLKPGPVAERNFGMFQPDFTPMYDVGIMKKDTVNTTAPAHDSNAAAAPPESASSAAASAPAPTQDRSSGGATSPAPSDDESTHETLEEAEGGEAPSSPKSEPANDNSSEAAAKGGDNDKGNSEKTNPEEGGATQPPSGAASKATTFIFHVSWVLAVALPLVMHV, encoded by the exons ATGGCGACGCCGTGGGGCGGCGATCTCGTCGTCATCTGTATCTTCCTTGCCATAGCGGCGCCGCTCACCACAGCGATCGGCGTGAACTACGGCACCAAGGGTGACAACCTCCCACCGCCGGCGACGGTGGCGGGTTTCCTCGCGAACCGTACCATCATCGACCGCGTGAAGCTGTTCGACAACAACCCGGACATCGTCCGGGCCTTCGCCGGCACGGGCATCTCGGTCATGGTGACGGCTGCCAACGGCGACATCCCCAGCCTCGCCAGCAAGGAGGGCGCCACCGCCTGGGTCGCGGCCAACGTGGCGCCCTACTACCCCGCGACGGAGATCTCCCTGGTGGCCGTCGGCAACGAGATCATGGACACGGCCGACCAGAACCTCATCGGCAACCTGGTCCCGGCCATGCGGACGCTCAAGGCGGCGCTGGTCGCCGCGGGCTACCGGCGGATCCGCGTCTCGACGCCGAGCTCACTGGGCATCCTGGTAGACTCCCAGCCGCCGTCCGCGACTCGGTTCCGCGACGGCTGGGACGTGGCCGTCTTCGCCCCGATGCTCCAGTTCCTCCGAAGGACCAGCTCGCCGCTGGTCGTGAACGCGTACCCGTACTTCGGCTACAACGGCGACACGCTGCCGTACGCGCTGGCGCGGCCGAACCCCGGCGTGCGGGACGCCGGCACGGGCATCACGTACACGAGCATGTTCCAGGCGCAGCTGGACTCGGTGTACTCGGCGATGAAGAAGCTGGGGTTCGAGGACGTGGAGATCCTCGTCGGGGAGACCGGGTGGCCGACCAAGGCGATGGACGGGCAGGTCGGCGTGAGCCCGGCCGAGGCGGCGGAGTACATCCGGTACCTCATCAGCGAGGTCGGCTCCGGGTCGGGCACGCCGCTCATGCCCAAGCGGACGTTCGAGACGTACATCTTCGCGCTGTTCAACGAGGACCTCAAGCCCGGGCCCGTCGCCGAGCGCAACTTCGGGATGTTCCAGCCGGACTTCACGCCCATGTACGACGTCGGCATCATGAAGAAAGACACG GTCAACACGACAGCGCCCGCGCATGACTCGAACGCCGCCGCGGCGCCTCCAGAGTCGGCCAGCAGCGCGGCAGCATCAGCGCCTGCGCCGACACAGGATAGATCGAGCGGCGGCGCGACCTCTCCGGCTCCATCCGACGACGAATCAACCCACGAGACACTG GAGGAGGCGGAAGGAGGGGAGGCTCCGTCGTCACCCAAGAGCGAGCCGGCGAATGACAACTCGTCGGAGGCAGCTGCCAAG GGTGGTGACAACGACAAAGGAAATAGTGAGAAAACAAATCCTGAAGAAGGCGGTGCAACGCAACCGCCGTCTGGAGCTGCTTCGAAAGCAACCACATTTATATTCCACGTCTCTTGGGTCCTTGCAGTTGCACTACCTCTGGTTATGCATGTATAG